In Salarias fasciatus chromosome 20, fSalaFa1.1, whole genome shotgun sequence, a single window of DNA contains:
- the dffa gene encoding DNA fragmentation factor subunit alpha: MVDRKPCKVCNFTRQKSYGLVVPSLDELKQKGCEFLGYNPSSPVTLVLDNDGTIVEDESYFLCLPTNTKFMLLQEKETWSPARTFEGGTVWMARDSMMLESDAVDTSSTASPFWYLAQQLKQDLASIILMSEADLQSLVDAPCPELASALGFPEKKAADLQETLQSVLDRREEERQSRELLQLYINAVLKEERQQEEVNQLTQSGAGAADMLDATEVDSASGFMPRTLMVLKGKTSPETRLSTEDLQAVVTKGVEAMERVLGWDKARTSTLVRACEAELEARLQRIQAVQSIRSSAQPDSSQQPGEESGEGGVEAPAQGSD, from the exons ATGGTAGATAGAAAACCCTGTAAGGTGTGTAATTTCACACGGCAGAAATCTTACGGCCTGGTTGTTCCCTCTCTGGATGAGCTCAAGCAGAAAG GGTGTGAGTTTCTTGGGTACAACCCCAGCAGTCCAGTCACGCTGGTTCTCGACAACGATGGGACAATAGTAGAAGATGAATCCTACTTTCTCTGTTTACCCACAAATACTAAGTTCATGCTGTTGCAAGAAAAAGAGACGTGGTCTCCAGCTCGAACGT TTGAAGGTGGCACAGTTTGGATGGCCAGGGATTCTATGATGCTGGAGTCGGACGCTGTGGATACCTCAAGTACCGCCTCACCCTTTTGGTACCTGGcccagcagctgaagcaggacCTGGCCAGCATCATCCTCATGTCTGAGGCGGACCTTCAG AGCCTCGTGGATGCCCCGTGTCCAGAACTGGCATCCGCTCTGGGCTTCCCAGAGAAGAAGGCCGCGGACCTCCAGGAGACGCTGCAGAGTGTCTTAGATcgacgggaggaggagaggcagtccagggagctgctgcagctctacATCAACGCTGTGTTGAAAGAGGAGAGACAACAGGAAGAGGTCAACCAGCTCACCCAGTCAG GAGCCGGAGCAGCGGACATGCTGGACGCCACAGAGGTGGACTCAGCATCTGGATTCATGCCAAGGACACTGATGGTCCTGAAAGGCAAAACAAGCCCCGAGACCAGGCTTTCCACTGAGGATCTGCAG GCGGTTGTGACAAAAGGGGTGGAGGCCATGGAGCGAGTGCTGGGCTGGGACAAAGCCAGGACCTCCACGCTGGTGCGGGCCTGCGAGGCCGAGCTGGAAGCGCGTCTGCAGAGGATTCAGGCCGTGCAGTCCATCAGGAGCAGCGCACAGCCggacagcagccagcagcccgGCGAGGAAAgcggggaggggggcgtggAAGCGCCGGCTCAGGGTAGCGACTAG